The DNA segment TGATCGGTCGAGACCGTGGGCGGAGGCGCTCGATTTCCTCGCGGGTCCCGAAAAACAGGGCCTGGCTTGGGCAGACCGTGGCACACATGGGCCGTTTGCCCTCCGACGTGCGGTCGTAGCACATGTCGCACTTCATCATCAGTTCTTGGCGGACATTCATCTTCGGCACGCCGAAAGGACAGGCGAGCACGCAATTGTTGCACGCAATGCAGCGGGGCTTGCGGGCCGTCTGCACCACGCCGTCTTCAGTCCGTTTGATGGCGTCTGCCGGACAGACTTCGGCGCACGTCGGTGAGTCGCAGTGCATGCAGACGACCGGCAGGGTCTGCGGCGACTCGCGGCGGTTGGCATACTCCAGATGAATCATCGAATGCCCCTTGTGCGTGTCGCATTCTGAACAGGCTTGCACACAGGACTCGCAGCCGATGCAGCGATTGGGATCGATGAAGAAGTATTGGTCCGCGGGCACAGGCATCGCGCGATCCTTATTGTTGCCGTTCCAATTGTGTGGCGTATTCGGGCGGGGCAGCGGCCTTGGACAGCCGTACGGCACAGACTTTGTACTCGGGGATTTTCGAGATCGGATCCTGAGCAGAGATCGTGACCTGGTTGGCGCTTTTAGGACCCGCCCAATGATAGGGAATAAACACGGTGTCGGGCCGGATGGTCTTGACCACCTGGGCTCGTACTGTGATTTCGCCCCGCCGCGAGGTGACTGTCGTCCATTCACCGTCGCCGAGGCCGAGCCTGGCCGCTAGTTGCGGATGAATCTCCACGCGCGGCTCGGGATATTGATCGACCAACGGCCCGATCCGCCGCGTCTGCGTTCCGGACAAGAAATGGCTGACCACGCGGCCCGTCGTCAGGATCACGGGATACGCGGCGTCGACATCTTCCATCGGCGCCGTGTACTCGGCGACGTTGAATCGCGCCCTGCCGTCGGGAAAGTAAAACGGCCCGGCCCCCTTGGCGATGGGATTGTGGGAACCCGGCTCGAACAAGCGCGGCGTGCCCGGGTGGTCTTCCGACGGACAGGGCCAAAAAACGCCGTGCTGCTGTTCGATCTTTTCCCAGGTGATGCCGGAGTAATCCGCAATACCGCCTTGGCTGGCCCGGCGCAGCTCCTCAAAGATTTCCCGAGGGTGAGCGAAGGTGAAGCCGTGTGGCCGACCGAGAGCGACGGCCAGGTCCTGAATGATCCGCCAGTCCTGCCGAGCTTCGCCGGGCGGGGTGACGGCCTGGTTGATCTTGATGACGCGGCCCTCGATCTGGGTCACCGTCCCCTCGTCCTCTTCGTGAAGCGATCCGGGCAGCACGAGGTCGGCGCGGTGGGCCGTATCGTTCAGGAAAAAATCGATCGCCACGTAGAAGTCCAGCTTGTCGAGCATCCGGGCCACGAAGTTGTTGTCCGGCAAAGAGACGAGCGGATTGAAGCAAATCGACAACAGGCCGCGAATCTCACCCCGGTCGATCTTGCGAAAGATCTCGTAGGCGTCGACTCCCGGCTGCGGCAACTCGTCGGGCGAGACGCCCCAGATCTTGGCCACGTGAGCGCGATGTTCGGGATTAGCCAGGTCGCGCGCGCCCGGGAGCTGATCGCACTTCTGACCGTGCTCGCGCCCTCCCTGCCCATTGGCCTGGCCGGTGATTGTGGCATATCCACAGTTCTCGCGGCCGATGCGCCCCGACGCCAGGACGATATTGATTGCGCCCAGCACGTTCTGCACACCATGACTGTGATGCTCGATGCCGCGAGCGTGCAGGAGGAAGCTCGTCTTGGCGGTACCCCACCACTCGGCCGCTTTCCGAATCGCGCGCTCGGCGATGCCCGTGACTTCGGCCGTGCGCGCAGGCGGCCAGGCGCGCACCGACTCGGCGAGCGATTCGAAGCCAACTGTATGCGCTTCGATGAAGGCATGGTCCAGCCAATCGTGCTCGATCATCAAGTGCAGGATGCCGTTGAAGAGCGCCACGTCCCGACCAGGCTTGATCGGCAAAAACAGGTCGCACGTGCGCGCCAGCGGCGTGATGCGCGGATCGACAACAATGATCTTCGCGCCGTTCTCGCGGGCCTGCCAAACGTAGTTGGTTGTGATCGGCGCGCATTCCGCGACGTTCGCTCCGCTGATCCAGACCACTCCGGCGCCCAGGATGTCCGACCAGGGATTGGCGGCACGGTCGATCCCAAAGGCCTTCTTGTTGCCGGCC comes from the Pirellulales bacterium genome and includes:
- a CDS encoding molybdopterin oxidoreductase family protein yields the protein MAQPPTSRVNIIEHFGPHLAYAEGTRLDRGLTPDRLVQTHCCFCGQQCGIQLKVKDNEVIGFEPWEEFPFNQGMLCPKGVKRYLQGSHPDRLLSALKRDPSSPGGFHTLGYDEAIRQAAERIGQIQSQHGNDAFAVLSGASLTTEKTYLMGKFARVCLKTPYIDYNGRLCMVSAAAGNKKAFGIDRAANPWSDILGAGVVWISGANVAECAPITTNYVWQARENGAKIIVVDPRITPLARTCDLFLPIKPGRDVALFNGILHLMIEHDWLDHAFIEAHTVGFESLAESVRAWPPARTAEVTGIAERAIRKAAEWWGTAKTSFLLHARGIEHHSHGVQNVLGAINIVLASGRIGRENCGYATITGQANGQGGREHGQKCDQLPGARDLANPEHRAHVAKIWGVSPDELPQPGVDAYEIFRKIDRGEIRGLLSICFNPLVSLPDNNFVARMLDKLDFYVAIDFFLNDTAHRADLVLPGSLHEEDEGTVTQIEGRVIKINQAVTPPGEARQDWRIIQDLAVALGRPHGFTFAHPREIFEELRRASQGGIADYSGITWEKIEQQHGVFWPCPSEDHPGTPRLFEPGSHNPIAKGAGPFYFPDGRARFNVAEYTAPMEDVDAAYPVILTTGRVVSHFLSGTQTRRIGPLVDQYPEPRVEIHPQLAARLGLGDGEWTTVTSRRGEITVRAQVVKTIRPDTVFIPYHWAGPKSANQVTISAQDPISKIPEYKVCAVRLSKAAAPPEYATQLERQQ
- a CDS encoding 4Fe-4S binding protein, with the protein product MPVPADQYFFIDPNRCIGCESCVQACSECDTHKGHSMIHLEYANRRESPQTLPVVCMHCDSPTCAEVCPADAIKRTEDGVVQTARKPRCIACNNCVLACPFGVPKMNVRQELMMKCDMCYDRTSEGKRPMCATVCPSQALFFGTREEIERLRPRSRPINEFQFGFQTIHTKVRMMVPRETVATHIDVAEVLCHPDEGSDQEDAMLAAALCELPIVART